The region ACGCCGTGGTCGAAGTCCTTCCTGGCGTCCGCTTACGCTTCCCGCGGCCTGAAGATGCGTTTTACGTCCGGAACGGGGGCGGAAGTGCAGATGGGCTACGCCGAGGGCAAGTCGATGCTGTATTTGGAAATACGCTGCATCATGGTTACCAAGGGGGCCGGCGTGCAAGGTCTGCAGAACGGTTCTGTCAGCTGCATCGGCGTGCCGGCGGCCGTTCCCTCGGGCATCCGCGCCGTGCTGGCGGAAAACCTCTGCACGACTATGCTCGACTTGGAGGTCGCTTCCAGCAACGATCAGACCTTTACTCACTCGGACATCCGCCGGACGGCGAGAACGCTGATGCAGATGCTGCCTGGCACCGATTTCATCTGTTCCGGCTACAGCGCCGTTCCCAACTACGACAACATGTTCGCCGGTTCGAACTGGGACGTGGACGATTACGACGACTGGAACGTCATCCAGCGCGATCTGGTGGTCGACGGCGGCCTGCGTCCCGTGCCGGAGGAAGAGGTGGTCGCCGTGCGCAGCAGGGCGGCCAAGGCCCTGCAGGCGGTGTTCCGGGAACTGGGGTTTCCGGCCATTACCGACGCCGAGGTGGAAGCCGCGACCTACGCCCACGGCAGCAAAGACATGCCGCCGCGCAATGTGGTGGAAGACCTCAAGGCCGCTCAGGATATGATGAAGCGCGAGATCACCGGCCTGGATGTGGTGAAAGCCCTGGCCAAGAACGGCTTCGAGGACCTGGCCGGCAGCGTGCTCAACCTCCTGAAGCAGCGCATCTCCGGGGATTATCTGCACACGTCGGCGATCCTGGACAAAAACTTCAATGTCATTAGCGCCGTCAACAACTGCAACGATTACCGCGGGCCGGGGACGGGCTACCGCCTTAGCCCCGAGCGGTGGGAAGAGATCAAGAATATCAGCCAGGCCAGCAAGCCGTCTGACTTCGATTAAGGCGGAGAGGGTGAGAAAGTGATGCAAATAAGCGAACAGGCAATCAGGGAGATCGTGATGCAGGTGCTGCAGGGCATGGAAGTGCCGACCGCGCCGGCGGCGCCGAAAGCGGCCGCTGTCGGCCGGCCCATGACGCTTGTCGAAAAAGGGGAAGCCCGTTTTGCTACTAAGGCCGATGAGGTAGTCATCGCGCTGGCGCCGGCGTTCGGCAAATTCCAGCATAAGACCATCGTCAACATCCCTCACAGCGATGTCTTGCGGGAGATGATCGCCGGCATCGAGGAGGAGGGCCTTAGGGCGAGGGTAGTGCGGGTCCTGCGTTCGTCGGATGTGGCGTTCGCCGCCCATGACGCGACGAAGCTAAGCGGCTCCGGCATTGCCGTCGGCATCCAGTCCCGCGGTACCACGGTGATTCATCAGAAGGATCTGCCGCCGCTGAGCAATCTGGAGCTTTTCCCGCAGGCGCCGCTCCTCGACCTCGAAACATACCGGGCCATCGGCCGCAACGCGGCTAAATACGCCAAAGGCGAGTCGCCGGCGCCCGTGCCGACGAGGAACGATCAGATGGCCAGGCCGAAGTATCAGGCCAAGGCAGCGGTGCTGCACATCAAGGAAACCGAACAC is a window of Selenomonadales bacterium 4137-cl DNA encoding:
- a CDS encoding propanediol/glycerol family dehydratase large subunit, which gives rise to MKKSKRFEALAARPVNQDGFVVEWPEVGLIAMGSPNDPVPSIKIENGKVVELDGVPRARFDFIDQFIADYAIDVKAAAKAMAMGDAEIAKMLCDVNVPREEVVKITAGLTPAKIVAVLNTMNVVEMMMALQKMRARKRPSNQCHVTNVADNPVLIAADGAEAAYRGFDEMETTVGVVRYAPFNALSLLVGGQTGRSGVLIQCALEEATELQLGMRGITAYAETISVYGTENVFMDGDDTPWSKSFLASAYASRGLKMRFTSGTGAEVQMGYAEGKSMLYLEIRCIMVTKGAGVQGLQNGSVSCIGVPAAVPSGIRAVLAENLCTTMLDLEVASSNDQTFTHSDIRRTARTLMQMLPGTDFICSGYSAVPNYDNMFAGSNWDVDDYDDWNVIQRDLVVDGGLRPVPEEEVVAVRSRAAKALQAVFRELGFPAITDAEVEAATYAHGSKDMPPRNVVEDLKAAQDMMKREITGLDVVKALAKNGFEDLAGSVLNLLKQRISGDYLHTSAILDKNFNVISAVNNCNDYRGPGTGYRLSPERWEEIKNISQASKPSDFD
- a CDS encoding propanediol/glycerol family dehydratase medium subunit translates to MQISEQAIREIVMQVLQGMEVPTAPAAPKAAAVGRPMTLVEKGEARFATKADEVVIALAPAFGKFQHKTIVNIPHSDVLREMIAGIEEEGLRARVVRVLRSSDVAFAAHDATKLSGSGIAVGIQSRGTTVIHQKDLPPLSNLELFPQAPLLDLETYRAIGRNAAKYAKGESPAPVPTRNDQMARPKYQAKAAVLHIKETEHVVPGAKPLELDVRF